The proteins below come from a single Gimesia alba genomic window:
- a CDS encoding DUF1559 domain-containing protein: MLSRPKPRRAFTLIELLVVIAIIAILIALLLPAVQQAREAARRSSCKNNLKQIGLAMHNYHDAYTSLPMGMNSRIYSPFVAILPFLDQSNLQNLYDFNLDYDDPVNQDALNQTLAIYLCPTMVLPRAVPFLPCDEPGGPTSYGASMGLHYGSSGDPDGMFAGYNYSTTKPTLFRDVTDGLSNTIMCGEFNYRLEDYTWSSYTCGDASYHGNPRWGSYRWGGSYPGVALGDTSGDFNVNLSANRYTWRSDHVGGAHFLLGDGAVRFVSENIDAGTLDALATKSGGEVIGEF, encoded by the coding sequence ATGTTATCCCGCCCCAAACCAAGACGCGCTTTCACGCTGATTGAACTTCTGGTGGTCATCGCCATCATCGCGATTTTGATCGCCTTACTACTCCCCGCCGTCCAGCAAGCCCGCGAAGCCGCCCGCCGCTCCAGTTGCAAAAACAACCTGAAACAAATCGGCCTGGCAATGCATAATTACCATGATGCGTATACCTCGCTCCCCATGGGAATGAACTCCCGAATCTATAGTCCCTTTGTCGCAATCTTGCCATTTCTGGATCAATCCAATTTACAGAATCTTTACGACTTTAATTTGGACTATGATGACCCTGTCAATCAGGACGCTCTTAACCAAACTTTAGCCATCTATCTCTGCCCTACAATGGTTCTACCTCGCGCTGTTCCGTTCTTACCATGCGACGAACCTGGTGGCCCCACAAGTTATGGTGCGTCGATGGGACTTCACTATGGTAGCTCCGGTGATCCAGATGGTATGTTTGCTGGATATAACTACAGCACTACAAAACCAACACTTTTTCGAGATGTAACTGATGGTCTCTCTAATACAATTATGTGTGGTGAATTCAATTACCGCCTTGAAGATTATACCTGGTCAAGTTACACGTGCGGTGACGCTTCATACCATGGAAATCCCCGCTGGGGCAGCTACCGTTGGGGTGGTAGTTACCCGGGAGTTGCCCTTGGAGACACCAGTGGTGACTTCAATGTCAACCTCAGTGCGAACCGATACACATGGCGTAGTGATCATGTCGGTGGTGCCCATTTCCTTTTAGGTGATGGTGCTGTCCGCTTTGTCAGTGAAAATATTGATGCCGGAACACTAGACGCACTGGCTACCAAATCAGGTGGCGAAGTCATCGGCGAATTCTAA